The following coding sequences lie in one Heteronotia binoei isolate CCM8104 ecotype False Entrance Well chromosome 6, APGP_CSIRO_Hbin_v1, whole genome shotgun sequence genomic window:
- the LOC132574399 gene encoding gastrula zinc finger protein XlCGF17.1-like — protein sequence MPSLGVSICFTPAEWDLLDPGQKILYREVMQENYLSVISLAGDDQRNEEGEEFEQQLPDKVQDLKENSRNRGRPKRKEGSCMDEKREGKSCSGHLQQHQRTHTGEKPFECSECGKRFSRSSTLNRHQSTHTGEKPFECSECGKRFSQSRCLQLHQRTHTGEKPFECSECGKRFSRSDSLQQHQRTHTGEKTFECSECGKRFSRSYSLQLHQRTHTGEKPSECSECGKRFSHSSDLQKHQRTHTGEKTFECSECGKRFSRSGTLKLHQRTHTGEKPFECSECGKRVSCSSTLKLHQRTHTGEKPFECSECGKRFCRSSTLNLHQRTHTGEKPFECSECGKRVSCNSTLKLHQRTHTGEKPFECSECGKRFSLSCNFQRHQRTHTGETF from the exons atgccctctcttgGG gtgtccatcTGTTTCACCCCAGCAGAATGGGACCTGTTGGATCCGGGCCAGAAAattctctacagggaagtcatgcaggaGAACTATCTGAGCGtaatctctctgg caggggaTGATCAGAGAAACGAGGAGGGCGAGGAATTTGAGCAGCAGCTGCCAGATAAAGTTCAAGATTTGAAAGAAAACAGTAGAAATCGAGGCAGACCTAAGAGAAAAGAAGGCAGCTGTATGgatgagaagagagaaggaaaaag ttgcagtggccatcttcaacagcatcagagaactcacacaggggagaaaccttttgaatgctcagagtgtggaaagagattcagtcgcagtAGTACTCTAAATCGGCATCAGagcacccacacaggggagaaaccttttgaatgctcagagtgtggaaagagattcagtcagagtaggtgtcttcaactgcatcagagaacccacacaggggagaaaccttttgaatgttcagagtgtggaaagagattcagtcggagtgacagtcttcaacagcatcagagaactcacacaggggagaagacttttgaatgttcagagtgtggaaagagattcagtcgaagttacagtcttcaactgcatcagagaacgcacacaggggagaaaccttctgaatgctcagagtgtggaaagagattcagtcacagtagtgatcttcaaaagcatcagagaacccacacaggggagaaaacttttgaatgctcagagtgtgggaagagattcagtcgcagtggcactctaaaactgcatcagagaacccacacaggggagaaaccttttgaatgttcagagtgtgggaagagagtCAGTTGCAGTAGTACTctaaaactgcatcagagaacccacacaggggagaaaccttttgaatgctcagagtgtggaaagagattctgtcGCAGTAGTACTCTAAatcttcatcagagaacccacacaggggagaaaccttttgaatgctcagagtgtgggaagagagtCAGTTGCAATAGTACTctaaaactgcatcagagaacccacacaggggagaaaccttttgaatgctcagagtgtggaaagagattcagtctgagttGCAATTTTCAACggcatcagaggacccacacgggagaaaccttttga